Proteins encoded together in one Luteimonas fraxinea window:
- a CDS encoding glutathione S-transferase family protein, with the protein MTADDLVLHTNPMSRGRIARWMLEETGQPYRVELVGFDGGNRSPEFLAVNPMGKVPTLVHGGAVVTEAAAICAYLADAFPQADLLPDPTPASRAAYFRWLFFAAGPVETAVTAKSLGLLAPPERSRMVGYGSFDQTVDVLEQAAASAAPWITGARFTAADVYVGSQIAWGLMFKSLPARPAFVAYVERLQARPAWQRASALDDAAMPKQD; encoded by the coding sequence ATGACTGCAGACGACCTCGTCCTCCACACCAATCCCATGTCCCGCGGCCGCATCGCGCGCTGGATGCTGGAGGAAACCGGGCAGCCGTATCGCGTCGAGCTCGTCGGCTTCGACGGTGGCAACCGCTCGCCGGAATTCCTCGCGGTCAATCCGATGGGCAAGGTGCCGACGCTGGTGCATGGCGGCGCCGTGGTCACCGAGGCGGCTGCGATTTGTGCGTATCTCGCGGACGCATTCCCGCAGGCCGATCTGCTGCCGGATCCGACGCCGGCGTCGCGCGCCGCGTATTTCCGCTGGCTGTTCTTCGCCGCCGGCCCGGTCGAAACCGCGGTCACGGCCAAGTCGCTGGGTCTGCTGGCGCCGCCCGAACGATCGAGGATGGTCGGCTACGGTAGCTTCGACCAGACCGTCGACGTGCTGGAGCAGGCCGCGGCTTCCGCAGCACCGTGGATCACCGGCGCGCGCTTCACTGCGGCCGATGTCTATGTCGGCAGCCAGATCGCCTGGGGCCTGATGTTCAAGTCGCTGCCGGCGCGTCCGGCCTTCGTTGCGTACGTCGAGCGGCTGCAGGCGCGACCCGCGTGGCAGCGCGCCAGCGCGCTCGATGACGCGGCGATGCCGAAGCAGGATTGA
- the ppc gene encoding phosphoenolpyruvate carboxylase, which yields MNAHDDLPLPLREVGFAKTDTLLRDDVRRLGAMVGHMLSEQVSPALLDQVEAVRRAAIARRETGAPVDTLADGLADVSLDDADALVRAFAAYFGAINLAERVHRIRRRRDYQRTGDAPQPGGLEAVLHELKDAGVDLPQLEATLARLHIEPVFTAHPTEAVRRVLLEKERTIVERLIADIDRERTPTERRADDARIVLALTSAWQTSESPARKPTVADEVEHVGYYLSNVLYRVLPVFYEALGDAIESVYGARPSLPQVLRFGTWVGGDMDGNPNVNADTMRAALGAQRSQALAQYRRDLRGLGNVLTQTLGRATIDEAITARVDDYRRRLPDADATLNPRHADMPYRRLLDLMQLRLRLTDADHRAGYADADAFFADLVLMDTSLRGNRGDHAGLFALERLLWRARTFGFHLAALDLRQDSAVHDEVLGRIDGSDWAALKVDARVERLHAMLDAPPKANGALSNESVASTLGVFDAVTDLRRSHGASATGLYIISMARSAADALAVLALARIAGCVEGDQVPLDVSPLFETVDDLQAAPVVMRALFDDPRYRAHLASRGERQTVMLGYSDSAKDGGLLASRWALQRTQVELTALAREAGVRIVFFHGRGGSVSRGGGKTGRAINAAPRGSVDGSLRVTEQGEVIHRKYGIRALALRNLEQSTAAVLQATLRPRAPDPREDTWRAMATDLADVSRAHYRALVHERADFPDYFRAATPIDVIERLQIGSRPSRRRDGGISNLRAIPWVFAWAQNRSGLTGWYGLGTALQHGIQTYGQQAMTEMARDWPFFSAALDDVEMLLAKTDIAIFERYSRLAGDAHDAFFPGILDECLRTRDAILLLKEQDVLLADDYRLQLSIRLRNPYVDPISLLQVELLRRWRATEREDESLLSALVSTVNGIAAGIQNTG from the coding sequence ATGAACGCCCACGACGACCTCCCCCTGCCGCTGCGCGAAGTCGGTTTCGCGAAGACCGACACCCTGCTCCGCGATGACGTCCGCCGCCTCGGTGCGATGGTCGGCCACATGCTGTCCGAGCAGGTCTCGCCTGCGTTGCTCGACCAGGTGGAAGCGGTCCGCCGCGCGGCGATCGCGCGTCGCGAAACCGGTGCGCCGGTCGACACGCTCGCCGATGGCCTGGCCGATGTCTCACTCGACGATGCCGATGCGCTGGTACGCGCGTTCGCCGCGTATTTCGGCGCGATCAATCTCGCCGAACGCGTGCATCGCATCCGTCGCCGTCGCGATTACCAGCGTACCGGCGACGCGCCGCAGCCCGGCGGGCTCGAAGCTGTACTGCATGAACTCAAGGACGCCGGCGTCGACCTGCCGCAGCTCGAAGCCACGCTCGCGCGCCTGCATATCGAACCGGTGTTCACCGCCCATCCGACCGAAGCCGTGCGCCGCGTGTTGCTGGAGAAGGAACGCACGATCGTCGAGCGCCTGATCGCCGACATCGACCGCGAGCGCACGCCGACCGAGCGCCGCGCCGACGACGCGCGCATCGTGCTTGCGCTCACCTCGGCCTGGCAGACCTCGGAATCGCCGGCGCGCAAGCCGACCGTCGCTGACGAGGTCGAGCACGTCGGTTACTACCTGTCGAACGTGCTCTACCGCGTGCTGCCGGTGTTCTACGAAGCGCTCGGCGATGCGATCGAATCCGTCTACGGCGCGCGTCCGTCGCTGCCGCAGGTGCTGCGCTTCGGCACCTGGGTCGGCGGCGACATGGACGGCAACCCGAACGTCAATGCCGACACCATGCGCGCCGCGCTCGGCGCGCAGCGCAGTCAGGCGCTGGCGCAGTACCGGCGTGACCTGCGCGGGCTCGGCAACGTGCTGACCCAGACGCTGGGCCGCGCGACGATCGACGAAGCGATCACCGCGCGCGTCGACGATTACCGGCGCCGCCTGCCCGACGCTGACGCCACGCTCAACCCGCGCCACGCCGACATGCCGTACCGGCGCCTGCTCGACCTGATGCAGCTGCGCCTGCGTCTGACCGACGCCGACCATCGCGCGGGATACGCGGACGCCGATGCGTTCTTCGCCGACCTCGTGCTGATGGATACGAGCCTGCGTGGCAACCGTGGTGATCATGCCGGCCTGTTCGCGCTCGAACGCCTGCTGTGGCGCGCGCGCACGTTCGGCTTCCATCTCGCCGCGCTGGATCTGCGCCAGGATTCGGCCGTGCACGATGAGGTCCTCGGCCGCATCGACGGCAGCGACTGGGCCGCGCTAAAGGTCGATGCACGCGTCGAGCGTCTGCACGCGATGCTCGATGCGCCGCCGAAGGCCAACGGCGCACTGTCGAACGAAAGTGTCGCCTCGACGCTGGGCGTGTTCGACGCGGTCACCGATCTGCGCCGCAGTCATGGCGCATCCGCGACCGGCCTGTACATCATCTCGATGGCGCGCAGCGCCGCGGATGCACTCGCGGTGCTGGCGCTCGCCCGCATCGCCGGCTGCGTCGAAGGCGACCAGGTGCCGCTCGACGTGTCGCCGCTGTTCGAGACCGTCGACGATCTGCAGGCTGCACCGGTGGTGATGCGCGCGCTGTTCGACGACCCGCGCTATCGCGCGCATCTGGCGTCGCGAGGCGAACGCCAGACGGTGATGCTCGGGTACTCCGACAGCGCAAAGGACGGCGGCCTGCTGGCGTCGCGCTGGGCGCTGCAGCGCACCCAGGTCGAACTCACCGCACTCGCGCGCGAGGCCGGCGTGCGCATCGTGTTCTTCCACGGCCGCGGCGGCTCGGTGAGCCGCGGTGGCGGCAAGACCGGACGCGCGATCAATGCCGCGCCGCGCGGCTCCGTCGATGGCAGCTTGCGCGTGACCGAGCAGGGCGAAGTGATCCATCGCAAGTACGGCATCCGCGCGCTTGCGCTGCGCAATCTCGAACAGTCGACCGCCGCGGTGCTGCAGGCGACGCTGCGCCCGCGTGCGCCCGATCCGCGCGAAGACACCTGGCGCGCGATGGCGACCGATCTGGCCGACGTGTCTCGCGCGCATTACCGCGCGCTGGTGCACGAACGCGCCGACTTTCCCGACTACTTCCGCGCGGCCACGCCGATCGACGTCATCGAGCGGCTGCAGATCGGCTCGCGCCCGTCGCGCCGGCGCGATGGCGGCATCTCCAACCTGCGCGCGATTCCGTGGGTATTCGCCTGGGCGCAGAACCGTTCCGGCCTGACCGGCTGGTACGGCCTCGGCACCGCCCTGCAGCACGGCATCCAGACCTACGGCCAGCAGGCGATGACCGAGATGGCGCGCGACTGGCCGTTCTTCAGCGCCGCGCTCGACGACGTGGAAATGTTGCTGGCCAAGACCGACATCGCAATCTTCGAACGCTATTCGCGCCTCGCCGGCGACGCGCACGACGCGTTCTTCCCCGGCATCCTCGACGAATGTCTGCGCACGCGCGACGCGATCCTGCTGCTGAAGGAACAGGACGTGCTGCTCGCCGACGACTATCGCCTGCAGCTGTCTATCCGTCTGCGCAATCCCTACGTCGACCCGATCAGCCTGCTGCAGGTCGAACTGCTGCGCCGCTGGCGCGCTACCGAGCGCGAAGACGAGTCCTTGCTGAGCGCGCTGGTGTCGACCGTCAACGGCATCGCGGCGGGCATCCAGAACACGGGCTGA
- a CDS encoding glutamate--cysteine ligase, with protein MSSPSHVADTPITDRATLVEVLASGEKPIGDWRIGTEHEKFGFRLDDLQAPTFDGDRGIEVLLRGLTRFGWEPVDEGGRTIALLKDGASVTLEPAGQLELSGAPLETIHDTCSEVGAHLFEVKSVADELRLGFLGMGFQPKWRRDEMPWMPKGRYKIMRDYMPKVGDLGLDMMTRTCTVQVNLDYATEADMVKKFRVSLALQPIATALFADSPFTEGRPNGYLSYRSHIWTDTDADRTGMLDFVFEDGFGYERYVDYLLDVPMYFSYRDGTYHDASGQSFRDFIRGELPALPGQLPTLRDWSDHMTTAFPEVRLKKYLEMRGADGGPWNRLCALPAFWVGLLYDDAALDAAWDLVRDFTMVERNALRDDVPRHGLKTPFRSGTLRDLAVEALKISAGGLQRRARLNSRGQDERVFLDALIEIVEANETPAERKLALFHGAWNGDIDRVFREFAY; from the coding sequence TTGTCCAGCCCCAGCCACGTCGCCGACACCCCGATCACCGACCGCGCGACGCTCGTCGAGGTGCTCGCCTCGGGCGAGAAGCCGATCGGCGACTGGCGCATCGGCACCGAGCACGAGAAGTTCGGCTTCCGTCTCGATGACCTGCAGGCGCCCACCTTCGATGGCGACCGCGGTATCGAAGTCCTGCTGCGTGGCCTGACCCGCTTCGGCTGGGAACCTGTCGACGAGGGCGGCCGCACGATCGCGCTGCTCAAGGACGGCGCCTCGGTGACGCTGGAGCCGGCCGGCCAGCTGGAACTGTCCGGCGCCCCGCTGGAGACGATCCACGACACCTGCAGCGAGGTTGGTGCGCACCTGTTCGAGGTCAAGAGCGTCGCCGACGAGCTGCGCCTGGGCTTTCTCGGCATGGGCTTCCAGCCGAAGTGGCGCCGCGACGAGATGCCGTGGATGCCCAAGGGCCGCTACAAGATCATGCGCGACTACATGCCGAAGGTCGGCGACCTCGGCCTCGACATGATGACCCGCACCTGCACGGTGCAGGTCAACCTCGACTACGCGACCGAAGCCGACATGGTGAAGAAGTTCCGCGTGTCGCTGGCGCTGCAGCCGATCGCGACCGCGCTGTTCGCCGATTCGCCGTTCACCGAAGGTCGCCCGAACGGGTATCTCAGCTACCGCTCGCACATCTGGACCGATACCGACGCCGACCGCACCGGTATGCTCGATTTCGTGTTCGAAGACGGCTTCGGTTATGAGCGTTACGTCGACTACCTGCTAGACGTGCCGATGTACTTCTCCTACCGCGACGGCACCTATCACGACGCCAGCGGCCAGAGCTTCCGCGATTTCATACGCGGCGAACTGCCGGCGCTGCCGGGCCAGCTGCCGACGCTGCGCGACTGGTCGGACCACATGACCACCGCCTTCCCCGAGGTGCGGCTGAAGAAGTACCTGGAGATGCGCGGCGCCGACGGCGGCCCGTGGAACCGGCTGTGCGCGCTGCCGGCGTTCTGGGTGGGCCTGCTGTACGACGATGCCGCGCTGGATGCGGCTTGGGATCTGGTCCGCGACTTCACGATGGTCGAGCGCAACGCGCTGCGCGACGACGTGCCCAGGCACGGGCTGAAGACGCCGTTCCGCAGCGGCACCCTGCGCGATCTCGCCGTCGAGGCCCTGAAGATTTCCGCCGGCGGCCTGCAGCGCCGCGCGCGCCTCAACAGCCGCGGTCAGGACGAACGAGTGTTTCTCGACGCACTGATCGAAATCGTCGAGGCCAACGAGACGCCGGCCGAGCGCAAGCTCGCGCTGTTCCATGGCGCCTGGAACGGCGACATCGACCGCGTGTTCCGCGAGTTCGCGTACTGA